The Megalobrama amblycephala isolate DHTTF-2021 linkage group LG7, ASM1881202v1, whole genome shotgun sequence genome window below encodes:
- the wdr33 gene encoding pre-mRNA 3' end processing protein WDR33 isoform X2 → MATDIGSPPRFFHMPRFQHQAPRQLFYKRPDFAQQQAMQQLTFDGKRMRKAVNRKTIDYNPSVIRYLENRLWQRDHRDFRAIQPDAGCYNDLVPPVGMLSNPMNAVTTKFVRTSTNKVKCPVFVVRWTPEGRRLVTGASSGEFTLWNGLTFNFETILQAHDSPVRAMTWSHNDMWMLTADHGGYVKYWQSNMNNVKMFQAHKEAIREASFSPTDNKFATCSDDGTVRIWDFLRCHEERILRGHGADVKCVDWHPTKGLVVSGSKDSQQPIKFWDPKTGQSLATLHAHKNTVMEVKWNLNGNWLLTASRDHLCKLFDIRNLKEELQVFRGHKKEATAVAWHPVHEGLFASGGSDGSLLFWHAGVEKEVGGMEMAHEGMIWSLAWHPLGHILCSGSNDHTSKFWTRNRPGDKMRDRYNLNLLPGMSEDGMEYDDIETNSVAAIPGMGIPEQLKAAMEQEQTGKEMAAEPEMSIPGLDWGMEEVMLKDQKKPPTKKVPYAKPIPAQFQQAWAENKVPAMPPGEVPKERKDEKKVDGKKKTQAEIEQEMAALQYTNPMLLEQLKIERMAQLQEQGMPPPAGQSGPVPPFPGQGGPMPPPTQGFPQSMPPQQMPHNMPPVGPGGIPGPFIPPGQMGPPGPLHQGPPPQGMMGPPDMHGPPRHPGPHRNIGPQGPPGMPPGPRGMQGPPPGGMPPGSGGPPGNMMGPPPRGQGPPQGGMMHQDMRGPVPHGNMIGHQGPMPGSMMGPPPRTHGSMQGMGNMHGMGPPPGGMHGPQNNMQGPPGNIQGPPGNMQGLPPYLQGKPPHMGDGNRGQFNQGQNPGPQSMMHGMGQQGPNGKGDTPRGPPNHHMGPPPERQGPGGPGQGSDGGQYWGDDGGYQEGWRRGPGGPGQEYSGGHRGSSGSQWEGQERFSSHDGEYMGHDRYRRGGPSGRGGMGGFQDEYGGDESFDSQEDMGQGWGGRGRPRGGPPRGGGVGRKGLLPTPDDYPSHYEGGRNQEGWEGGRDSGHESYRDGQRPDHSMHDSPSPASRERSSSLQGMDMASLPPRKRPWHDGPGTSDMDSPGAVPDDRGAGRPSPRDEGGYGPPSRGGRGGWGRGGPPNPSGPGPNVGPNARRGAQRGVMRGGRGR, encoded by the exons ATGGCAACAGATATCGGCTCACCTCCCCGGTTCTTCCATATGCCTCGGTTCCAGCACCAGGCACCTCGTCAGCTGTTCTACAAGAGGCCAGACTTTGCCCAGCAGCAGGCCATGCAGCAGCTCACTTTTGATGGCAAGCGCATGAGGAAAGCTGTCAACCGCAAAACCATTGATTATAATCCATCTGTCATCAGATATCTTGAG AATCGATTGTGGCAGAGAGATCATCGAGATTTCCGTGCTATTCAACCAGATGCTGGCTGCTACAATGAT CTCGTTCCTCCAGTTGGTATGCTTAGTAACCCTATGAATGCTGTTACGACAAAGTTTGTCAGAACCTCCACCAACAAAGTTAAATGCCCTGTGTTTGTTGTGCGA TGGACTCCTGAAGGCAGGCGACTTGTAACTGGTGCCTCCAGCGGAGAGTTTACTTTATGGAACGGGCTCACATTTAACTTTGAGACAATTCTGCAG GCTCATGACAGCCCTGTCAGGGCAATGACCTGGTCTCACAATGACATGTGGATGTTGACTGCTGACCATGGAGGTTACGTGAAGTATTGGCAGTCCAACATGAATAACGTCAAGATGTTCCAGGCTCACAAGGAGGCGATTAGAGAGGCCAG TTTCTCTCCTACGGATAATAAATTTGCCACTTGCTCTGATGATGGAACTGTACGCATCTGGGACTTTCTGCGCTGTCATGAGGAAAGAATTCTGAGAG GTCATGGAGCAGATGTGAAGTGTGTTGATTGGCATCCCACAAAGGGCTTGGTGGTGTCCGGCAGCAAAGACAGCCAGCAACCTATCAAATTTTGGGACCCAAAGACTGGACAAAGTTTGGCAACACT ACATGCACATAAAAACACAGTCATGGAGGTGAAGTGGAACCTCAATGGCAACTGGCTGTTGACAGCGTCACGTGACCATTTATGCAAACTGTTTGACATCCGCAACCTCAAAGAGGAGCTACAGGTTTTTAGAGGACACAAGAAAGAAGCCACAG CTGTAGCCTGGCACCCAGTTCATGAAGGCCTGTTTGCCAGTGGAGGTTCTGATGGATCGCTGCTATTTTGGCATGCAGG TGTGGAGAAAGAAGTGGGAGGAATGGAGATGGCTCATGAAGGAATGATCTGGAGTTTAGCCTGGCATCCACTGGGCCACATCTTGTGTTCTGGGTCTAATGACCACACCAG CAAATTTTGGACAAGGAATCGGCCAGGGGACAAGATGCGGGACAGATACAATCTGAACTTGTTGCCTGGAATGTCAGAAGATGGGATGGAATATG ATGACATAGAGACCAATAGTGTTGCCGCCATTCCTGGCATGGGGATCCCAGAACAACTGAAGGCTGCTATGGAACAAGAACAAACTG GAAAAGAGATGGCAGCAGAACCTGAGATGAGCATCCCAGGGCTGGACTGGGGAATGGAAGAGGTCATGCTGAAAGACCAAAAAAAGCCCCCGACTAAAAAAGTTCCCTATGCAAAACCCATTCCAGCTCAGTTTCAACAG GCCTGGGCAGAGAATAAGGTTCCAGCAATGCCTCCTGGAGAGGTTCCAAAGGAAAGGAAGGATGAGAAGAAAGTAGATGGCAAGAAGAAGACGCAAGCAGAGATTGAGCAGGAAATGGCTGCCCTTCAGTATACAAACCCAATGTTGCTCGAG CAACTAAAGATTGAGCGAATGGCACAATTACAAGAACAGGGAATGCCTCCCCCTGCTGGACAGTCAGGGCCAGTGCCGCCCTTTCCAGGTCAGGGTGGTCCGATGCCCCCTCCAACACAAGGCTTCCCTCAATCCATGCCTCCACAACAAATGCCGCACAACATGCCTCCAGTGGGACCAGGTGGAATACCTGGTCCATTCATACCTCCAGGCCAAATGGGTCCACCCGGACCTTTGCACCAGGGTCCTCCTCCACAGGGCATGATGGGACCTCCAGACATGCATGGGCCTCCACGTCATCCTGGCCCTCACAGGAACATTGGACCCCAGGGTCCTCCTGGCATGCCGCCTGGCCCCAGAGGTATGCAAGGACCTCCTCCTGGAGGAATGCCCCCAGGTTCTGGTGGACCTCCAGGCAATATGATGGGACCACCACCGCGAGGACAGGGGCCGCCACAGGGAGGTATGATGCATCAGGACATGAGGGGGCCTGTGCCTCATGGAAACATGATAGGCCATCAGGGACCCATGCCAGGGAGTATGATGGGGCCTCCACCCAGGACTCATGGCAGTATGCAGGGCATGGGAAATATGCATGGTATGGGGCCTCCTCCAGGGGGTATGCATGGACCACAAAACAACATGCAAGGGCCACCAGGAAACATTCAAGGACCTCCAGGCAATATGCAGGGCCTTCCACCATATTTGCAAGGCAAACCACCACATATGGGTGATGGAAACCGAGGACAGTTCAACCAG GGACAGAATCCTGGGCCTCAGTCAATGATGCATGGAATGGGACAACAGGGTCCTAATGGGAAAG gagataCTCCTCGAGGACCACCTAACCACCACATGGGACCCCCACCAGAGCGACAAGGCCCAGGAGGACCTGGTCAGGGCTCAGATGGAGGCCAGTACTGGGGTGATGATGGGGGTTATCAAGAGGGCTGGAGAAGAGGCCCTGGGGGTCCAGGACAGGAATACTCTGGAGGTCACAGAGGAAGCTCTGGAAGCCAATGGGAGGGCCAGGAAAGGTTTTCTTCGCATGATGGAGAGTACATGGGACACGACAG ATACCGGAGGGGTGGCCCAAGTGGACGTGGTGGAATGGGGGGCTTCCAAGATGAGTATGGCGGAGATGAGAGCTTTGATTCCCAAGAAGACATGGGCCAAGGATGGGGAGGTAGAGGAAGACCGCGTGGTGGGCCACCAAGAGGAG GTGGTGTAGGAAGAAAGGGGCTTCTCCCAACTCCTGATGATTATCCCTCTCACTATGAAGGAGGAAGAAACCAGGAGGGCTGGGAGGGAGGGCGAGATTCAG gTCATGAGAGTTATCGGGATGGTCAGCGGCCAGACCACAGTATGCATGACAGTCCTTCTCCAGCCAGTAGAGAGCGTTCTTCCTCTCTACAGGGAATGGATATGGCCTCGCTGCCACCACGCAAACGGCCATGGCATGACGGACCAGGCACTAGTGACATGGACTCCCCTGGTGCAGTGCCTGATGACAGAGGCGCAG GTCGACCGTCACCAAGAGACGAAGGTGGGTATGGGCCTCCATCACGGGGAGGAAGAGGTGGTTGGGGACGTGGTGGGCCGCCTAACCCAAGTGGTCCTGGTCCCAATGTGGGTCCAAATGCCAGACGAGGGGCTCAACGCGGCGTTATGCGAGGAGGTCGCGGGCGGTAG
- the wdr33 gene encoding pre-mRNA 3' end processing protein WDR33 isoform X3 yields the protein MATDIGSPPRFFHMPRFQHQAPRQLFYKRPDFAQQQAMQQLTFDGKRMRKAVNRKTIDYNPSVIRYLENRLWQRDHRDFRAIQPDAGCYNDLVPPVGMLSNPMNAVTTKFVRTSTNKVKCPVFVVRWTPEGRRLVTGASSGEFTLWNGLTFNFETILQAHDSPVRAMTWSHNDMWMLTADHGGYVKYWQSNMNNVKMFQAHKEAIREASFSPTDNKFATCSDDGTVRIWDFLRCHEERILRGHGADVKCVDWHPTKGLVVSGSKDSQQPIKFWDPKTGQSLATLHAHKNTVMEVKWNLNGNWLLTASRDHLCKLFDIRNLKEELQVFRGHKKEATAVAWHPVHEGLFASGGSDGSLLFWHAGVEKEVGGMEMAHEGMIWSLAWHPLGHILCSGSNDHTSKFWTRNRPGDKMRDRYNLNLLPGMSEDGMEYDDIETNSVAAIPGMGIPEQLKAAMEQEQTGKEMAAEPEMSIPGLDWGMEEVMLKDQKKPPTKKVPYAKPIPAQFQQAWAENKVPAMPPGEVPKERKDEKKVDGKKKTQAEIEQEMAALQYTNPMLLEQLKIERMAQLQEQGMPPPAGQSGPVPPFPGQGGPMPPPTQGFPQSMPPQQMPHNMPPVGPGGIPGPFIPPGQMGPPGPLHQGPPPQGMMGPPDMHGPPRHPGPHRNIGPQGPPGMPPGPRGMQGPPPGGMPPGSGGPPGNMMGPPPRGQGPPQGGMMHQDMRGPVPHGNMIGHQGPMPGSMMGPPPRTHGSMQGMGNMHGMGPPPGGMHGPQNNMQGPPGNIQGPPGNMQGLPPYLQGKPPHMGDGNRGQFNQGQNPGPQSMMHGMGQQGPNGKGDTPRGPPNHHMGPPPERQGPGGPGQGSDGGQYWGDDGGYQEGWRRGPGGPGQEYSGGHRGSSGSQWEGQERFSSHDGEYMGHDRYDGYEGSGEEFDQRQRRPPHGDDSYRRGGPSGRGGMGGFQDEYGGDESFDSQEDMGQGWGGRGRPRGGPPRGGHESYRDGQRPDHSMHDSPSPASRERSSSLQGMDMASLPPRKRPWHDGPGTSDMDSPGAVPDDRGAGRPSPRDEGGYGPPSRGGRGGWGRGGPPNPSGPGPNVGPNARRGAQRGVMRGGRGR from the exons ATGGCAACAGATATCGGCTCACCTCCCCGGTTCTTCCATATGCCTCGGTTCCAGCACCAGGCACCTCGTCAGCTGTTCTACAAGAGGCCAGACTTTGCCCAGCAGCAGGCCATGCAGCAGCTCACTTTTGATGGCAAGCGCATGAGGAAAGCTGTCAACCGCAAAACCATTGATTATAATCCATCTGTCATCAGATATCTTGAG AATCGATTGTGGCAGAGAGATCATCGAGATTTCCGTGCTATTCAACCAGATGCTGGCTGCTACAATGAT CTCGTTCCTCCAGTTGGTATGCTTAGTAACCCTATGAATGCTGTTACGACAAAGTTTGTCAGAACCTCCACCAACAAAGTTAAATGCCCTGTGTTTGTTGTGCGA TGGACTCCTGAAGGCAGGCGACTTGTAACTGGTGCCTCCAGCGGAGAGTTTACTTTATGGAACGGGCTCACATTTAACTTTGAGACAATTCTGCAG GCTCATGACAGCCCTGTCAGGGCAATGACCTGGTCTCACAATGACATGTGGATGTTGACTGCTGACCATGGAGGTTACGTGAAGTATTGGCAGTCCAACATGAATAACGTCAAGATGTTCCAGGCTCACAAGGAGGCGATTAGAGAGGCCAG TTTCTCTCCTACGGATAATAAATTTGCCACTTGCTCTGATGATGGAACTGTACGCATCTGGGACTTTCTGCGCTGTCATGAGGAAAGAATTCTGAGAG GTCATGGAGCAGATGTGAAGTGTGTTGATTGGCATCCCACAAAGGGCTTGGTGGTGTCCGGCAGCAAAGACAGCCAGCAACCTATCAAATTTTGGGACCCAAAGACTGGACAAAGTTTGGCAACACT ACATGCACATAAAAACACAGTCATGGAGGTGAAGTGGAACCTCAATGGCAACTGGCTGTTGACAGCGTCACGTGACCATTTATGCAAACTGTTTGACATCCGCAACCTCAAAGAGGAGCTACAGGTTTTTAGAGGACACAAGAAAGAAGCCACAG CTGTAGCCTGGCACCCAGTTCATGAAGGCCTGTTTGCCAGTGGAGGTTCTGATGGATCGCTGCTATTTTGGCATGCAGG TGTGGAGAAAGAAGTGGGAGGAATGGAGATGGCTCATGAAGGAATGATCTGGAGTTTAGCCTGGCATCCACTGGGCCACATCTTGTGTTCTGGGTCTAATGACCACACCAG CAAATTTTGGACAAGGAATCGGCCAGGGGACAAGATGCGGGACAGATACAATCTGAACTTGTTGCCTGGAATGTCAGAAGATGGGATGGAATATG ATGACATAGAGACCAATAGTGTTGCCGCCATTCCTGGCATGGGGATCCCAGAACAACTGAAGGCTGCTATGGAACAAGAACAAACTG GAAAAGAGATGGCAGCAGAACCTGAGATGAGCATCCCAGGGCTGGACTGGGGAATGGAAGAGGTCATGCTGAAAGACCAAAAAAAGCCCCCGACTAAAAAAGTTCCCTATGCAAAACCCATTCCAGCTCAGTTTCAACAG GCCTGGGCAGAGAATAAGGTTCCAGCAATGCCTCCTGGAGAGGTTCCAAAGGAAAGGAAGGATGAGAAGAAAGTAGATGGCAAGAAGAAGACGCAAGCAGAGATTGAGCAGGAAATGGCTGCCCTTCAGTATACAAACCCAATGTTGCTCGAG CAACTAAAGATTGAGCGAATGGCACAATTACAAGAACAGGGAATGCCTCCCCCTGCTGGACAGTCAGGGCCAGTGCCGCCCTTTCCAGGTCAGGGTGGTCCGATGCCCCCTCCAACACAAGGCTTCCCTCAATCCATGCCTCCACAACAAATGCCGCACAACATGCCTCCAGTGGGACCAGGTGGAATACCTGGTCCATTCATACCTCCAGGCCAAATGGGTCCACCCGGACCTTTGCACCAGGGTCCTCCTCCACAGGGCATGATGGGACCTCCAGACATGCATGGGCCTCCACGTCATCCTGGCCCTCACAGGAACATTGGACCCCAGGGTCCTCCTGGCATGCCGCCTGGCCCCAGAGGTATGCAAGGACCTCCTCCTGGAGGAATGCCCCCAGGTTCTGGTGGACCTCCAGGCAATATGATGGGACCACCACCGCGAGGACAGGGGCCGCCACAGGGAGGTATGATGCATCAGGACATGAGGGGGCCTGTGCCTCATGGAAACATGATAGGCCATCAGGGACCCATGCCAGGGAGTATGATGGGGCCTCCACCCAGGACTCATGGCAGTATGCAGGGCATGGGAAATATGCATGGTATGGGGCCTCCTCCAGGGGGTATGCATGGACCACAAAACAACATGCAAGGGCCACCAGGAAACATTCAAGGACCTCCAGGCAATATGCAGGGCCTTCCACCATATTTGCAAGGCAAACCACCACATATGGGTGATGGAAACCGAGGACAGTTCAACCAG GGACAGAATCCTGGGCCTCAGTCAATGATGCATGGAATGGGACAACAGGGTCCTAATGGGAAAG gagataCTCCTCGAGGACCACCTAACCACCACATGGGACCCCCACCAGAGCGACAAGGCCCAGGAGGACCTGGTCAGGGCTCAGATGGAGGCCAGTACTGGGGTGATGATGGGGGTTATCAAGAGGGCTGGAGAAGAGGCCCTGGGGGTCCAGGACAGGAATACTCTGGAGGTCACAGAGGAAGCTCTGGAAGCCAATGGGAGGGCCAGGAAAGGTTTTCTTCGCATGATGGAGAGTACATGGGACACGACAG GTATGATGGGTATGAGGGTTCTGGTGAGGAATTTGACCAGAGGCAGAGACGGCCACCACATGGAGATGATTC ATACCGGAGGGGTGGCCCAAGTGGACGTGGTGGAATGGGGGGCTTCCAAGATGAGTATGGCGGAGATGAGAGCTTTGATTCCCAAGAAGACATGGGCCAAGGATGGGGAGGTAGAGGAAGACCGCGTGGTGGGCCACCAAGAGGAG gTCATGAGAGTTATCGGGATGGTCAGCGGCCAGACCACAGTATGCATGACAGTCCTTCTCCAGCCAGTAGAGAGCGTTCTTCCTCTCTACAGGGAATGGATATGGCCTCGCTGCCACCACGCAAACGGCCATGGCATGACGGACCAGGCACTAGTGACATGGACTCCCCTGGTGCAGTGCCTGATGACAGAGGCGCAG GTCGACCGTCACCAAGAGACGAAGGTGGGTATGGGCCTCCATCACGGGGAGGAAGAGGTGGTTGGGGACGTGGTGGGCCGCCTAACCCAAGTGGTCCTGGTCCCAATGTGGGTCCAAATGCCAGACGAGGGGCTCAACGCGGCGTTATGCGAGGAGGTCGCGGGCGGTAG
- the wdr33 gene encoding pre-mRNA 3' end processing protein WDR33 isoform X1 produces the protein MATDIGSPPRFFHMPRFQHQAPRQLFYKRPDFAQQQAMQQLTFDGKRMRKAVNRKTIDYNPSVIRYLENRLWQRDHRDFRAIQPDAGCYNDLVPPVGMLSNPMNAVTTKFVRTSTNKVKCPVFVVRWTPEGRRLVTGASSGEFTLWNGLTFNFETILQAHDSPVRAMTWSHNDMWMLTADHGGYVKYWQSNMNNVKMFQAHKEAIREASFSPTDNKFATCSDDGTVRIWDFLRCHEERILRGHGADVKCVDWHPTKGLVVSGSKDSQQPIKFWDPKTGQSLATLHAHKNTVMEVKWNLNGNWLLTASRDHLCKLFDIRNLKEELQVFRGHKKEATAVAWHPVHEGLFASGGSDGSLLFWHAGVEKEVGGMEMAHEGMIWSLAWHPLGHILCSGSNDHTSKFWTRNRPGDKMRDRYNLNLLPGMSEDGMEYDDIETNSVAAIPGMGIPEQLKAAMEQEQTGKEMAAEPEMSIPGLDWGMEEVMLKDQKKPPTKKVPYAKPIPAQFQQAWAENKVPAMPPGEVPKERKDEKKVDGKKKTQAEIEQEMAALQYTNPMLLEQLKIERMAQLQEQGMPPPAGQSGPVPPFPGQGGPMPPPTQGFPQSMPPQQMPHNMPPVGPGGIPGPFIPPGQMGPPGPLHQGPPPQGMMGPPDMHGPPRHPGPHRNIGPQGPPGMPPGPRGMQGPPPGGMPPGSGGPPGNMMGPPPRGQGPPQGGMMHQDMRGPVPHGNMIGHQGPMPGSMMGPPPRTHGSMQGMGNMHGMGPPPGGMHGPQNNMQGPPGNIQGPPGNMQGLPPYLQGKPPHMGDGNRGQFNQGQNPGPQSMMHGMGQQGPNGKGDTPRGPPNHHMGPPPERQGPGGPGQGSDGGQYWGDDGGYQEGWRRGPGGPGQEYSGGHRGSSGSQWEGQERFSSHDGEYMGHDRYDGYEGSGEEFDQRQRRPPHGDDSYRRGGPSGRGGMGGFQDEYGGDESFDSQEDMGQGWGGRGRPRGGPPRGGGVGRKGLLPTPDDYPSHYEGGRNQEGWEGGRDSGHESYRDGQRPDHSMHDSPSPASRERSSSLQGMDMASLPPRKRPWHDGPGTSDMDSPGAVPDDRGAGRPSPRDEGGYGPPSRGGRGGWGRGGPPNPSGPGPNVGPNARRGAQRGVMRGGRGR, from the exons ATGGCAACAGATATCGGCTCACCTCCCCGGTTCTTCCATATGCCTCGGTTCCAGCACCAGGCACCTCGTCAGCTGTTCTACAAGAGGCCAGACTTTGCCCAGCAGCAGGCCATGCAGCAGCTCACTTTTGATGGCAAGCGCATGAGGAAAGCTGTCAACCGCAAAACCATTGATTATAATCCATCTGTCATCAGATATCTTGAG AATCGATTGTGGCAGAGAGATCATCGAGATTTCCGTGCTATTCAACCAGATGCTGGCTGCTACAATGAT CTCGTTCCTCCAGTTGGTATGCTTAGTAACCCTATGAATGCTGTTACGACAAAGTTTGTCAGAACCTCCACCAACAAAGTTAAATGCCCTGTGTTTGTTGTGCGA TGGACTCCTGAAGGCAGGCGACTTGTAACTGGTGCCTCCAGCGGAGAGTTTACTTTATGGAACGGGCTCACATTTAACTTTGAGACAATTCTGCAG GCTCATGACAGCCCTGTCAGGGCAATGACCTGGTCTCACAATGACATGTGGATGTTGACTGCTGACCATGGAGGTTACGTGAAGTATTGGCAGTCCAACATGAATAACGTCAAGATGTTCCAGGCTCACAAGGAGGCGATTAGAGAGGCCAG TTTCTCTCCTACGGATAATAAATTTGCCACTTGCTCTGATGATGGAACTGTACGCATCTGGGACTTTCTGCGCTGTCATGAGGAAAGAATTCTGAGAG GTCATGGAGCAGATGTGAAGTGTGTTGATTGGCATCCCACAAAGGGCTTGGTGGTGTCCGGCAGCAAAGACAGCCAGCAACCTATCAAATTTTGGGACCCAAAGACTGGACAAAGTTTGGCAACACT ACATGCACATAAAAACACAGTCATGGAGGTGAAGTGGAACCTCAATGGCAACTGGCTGTTGACAGCGTCACGTGACCATTTATGCAAACTGTTTGACATCCGCAACCTCAAAGAGGAGCTACAGGTTTTTAGAGGACACAAGAAAGAAGCCACAG CTGTAGCCTGGCACCCAGTTCATGAAGGCCTGTTTGCCAGTGGAGGTTCTGATGGATCGCTGCTATTTTGGCATGCAGG TGTGGAGAAAGAAGTGGGAGGAATGGAGATGGCTCATGAAGGAATGATCTGGAGTTTAGCCTGGCATCCACTGGGCCACATCTTGTGTTCTGGGTCTAATGACCACACCAG CAAATTTTGGACAAGGAATCGGCCAGGGGACAAGATGCGGGACAGATACAATCTGAACTTGTTGCCTGGAATGTCAGAAGATGGGATGGAATATG ATGACATAGAGACCAATAGTGTTGCCGCCATTCCTGGCATGGGGATCCCAGAACAACTGAAGGCTGCTATGGAACAAGAACAAACTG GAAAAGAGATGGCAGCAGAACCTGAGATGAGCATCCCAGGGCTGGACTGGGGAATGGAAGAGGTCATGCTGAAAGACCAAAAAAAGCCCCCGACTAAAAAAGTTCCCTATGCAAAACCCATTCCAGCTCAGTTTCAACAG GCCTGGGCAGAGAATAAGGTTCCAGCAATGCCTCCTGGAGAGGTTCCAAAGGAAAGGAAGGATGAGAAGAAAGTAGATGGCAAGAAGAAGACGCAAGCAGAGATTGAGCAGGAAATGGCTGCCCTTCAGTATACAAACCCAATGTTGCTCGAG CAACTAAAGATTGAGCGAATGGCACAATTACAAGAACAGGGAATGCCTCCCCCTGCTGGACAGTCAGGGCCAGTGCCGCCCTTTCCAGGTCAGGGTGGTCCGATGCCCCCTCCAACACAAGGCTTCCCTCAATCCATGCCTCCACAACAAATGCCGCACAACATGCCTCCAGTGGGACCAGGTGGAATACCTGGTCCATTCATACCTCCAGGCCAAATGGGTCCACCCGGACCTTTGCACCAGGGTCCTCCTCCACAGGGCATGATGGGACCTCCAGACATGCATGGGCCTCCACGTCATCCTGGCCCTCACAGGAACATTGGACCCCAGGGTCCTCCTGGCATGCCGCCTGGCCCCAGAGGTATGCAAGGACCTCCTCCTGGAGGAATGCCCCCAGGTTCTGGTGGACCTCCAGGCAATATGATGGGACCACCACCGCGAGGACAGGGGCCGCCACAGGGAGGTATGATGCATCAGGACATGAGGGGGCCTGTGCCTCATGGAAACATGATAGGCCATCAGGGACCCATGCCAGGGAGTATGATGGGGCCTCCACCCAGGACTCATGGCAGTATGCAGGGCATGGGAAATATGCATGGTATGGGGCCTCCTCCAGGGGGTATGCATGGACCACAAAACAACATGCAAGGGCCACCAGGAAACATTCAAGGACCTCCAGGCAATATGCAGGGCCTTCCACCATATTTGCAAGGCAAACCACCACATATGGGTGATGGAAACCGAGGACAGTTCAACCAG GGACAGAATCCTGGGCCTCAGTCAATGATGCATGGAATGGGACAACAGGGTCCTAATGGGAAAG gagataCTCCTCGAGGACCACCTAACCACCACATGGGACCCCCACCAGAGCGACAAGGCCCAGGAGGACCTGGTCAGGGCTCAGATGGAGGCCAGTACTGGGGTGATGATGGGGGTTATCAAGAGGGCTGGAGAAGAGGCCCTGGGGGTCCAGGACAGGAATACTCTGGAGGTCACAGAGGAAGCTCTGGAAGCCAATGGGAGGGCCAGGAAAGGTTTTCTTCGCATGATGGAGAGTACATGGGACACGACAG GTATGATGGGTATGAGGGTTCTGGTGAGGAATTTGACCAGAGGCAGAGACGGCCACCACATGGAGATGATTC ATACCGGAGGGGTGGCCCAAGTGGACGTGGTGGAATGGGGGGCTTCCAAGATGAGTATGGCGGAGATGAGAGCTTTGATTCCCAAGAAGACATGGGCCAAGGATGGGGAGGTAGAGGAAGACCGCGTGGTGGGCCACCAAGAGGAG GTGGTGTAGGAAGAAAGGGGCTTCTCCCAACTCCTGATGATTATCCCTCTCACTATGAAGGAGGAAGAAACCAGGAGGGCTGGGAGGGAGGGCGAGATTCAG gTCATGAGAGTTATCGGGATGGTCAGCGGCCAGACCACAGTATGCATGACAGTCCTTCTCCAGCCAGTAGAGAGCGTTCTTCCTCTCTACAGGGAATGGATATGGCCTCGCTGCCACCACGCAAACGGCCATGGCATGACGGACCAGGCACTAGTGACATGGACTCCCCTGGTGCAGTGCCTGATGACAGAGGCGCAG GTCGACCGTCACCAAGAGACGAAGGTGGGTATGGGCCTCCATCACGGGGAGGAAGAGGTGGTTGGGGACGTGGTGGGCCGCCTAACCCAAGTGGTCCTGGTCCCAATGTGGGTCCAAATGCCAGACGAGGGGCTCAACGCGGCGTTATGCGAGGAGGTCGCGGGCGGTAG
- the sft2d3 gene encoding vesicle transport protein SFT2C codes for MAELNRQLQEYLAHSKSGAKTISQSSSSTTIDIDEPASVPESWFGRWSSPFTGSNSRGASSGQGSSSGFSWPWSSEPDPCLPGMSRSQRLIAFGTCIFFSALCFGLSALYAPLLLLKARKFALLWSLGSVFALIGAAIFRGPSKLIATPTPGAAVYLCSLVGTLYAALSLHSTLLTALGACLQIAAIVGYIVALLPGGSAGMRFMGGMAASAIKRTMTGKTMPI; via the coding sequence ATGGCTGAATTAAACCGGCAGCTTCAGGAATATTTAGCTCACTCTAAAAGCGGCGCGAAGACGATATCACAGTCCAGTTCCAGCACAACCATAGACATTGATGAACCCGCTTCGGTGCCAGAGAGCTGGTTCGGCAGGTGGTCGAGTCCATTCACTGGATCTAACAGCCGTGGAGCGTCATCAGGCCAAGGATCGAGCAGCGGCTTCTCGTGGCCGTGGTCTTCAGAACCTGATCCATGTTTGCCGGGCATGAGTCGATCCCAGCGACTGATCGCGTTCGGAACGTGTATTTTCTTCTCTGCTCTGTGTTTCGGACTGTCGGCACTTTATGCTCCTTTACTCCTGCTGAAGGCGCGTAAGTTCGCTCTGCTGTGGTCGCTCGGCTCCGTGTTCGCGCTCATCGGGGCGGCGATCTTCCGCGGACCAAGTAAACTCATCGCAACTCCCACACCGGGAGCCGCGGTGTATCTGTGCTCTCTGGTAGGCACTCTGTATGCGGCGCTGAGCCTTCACAGCACGCTGCTCACCGCTCTTGGAGCCTGCCTTCAGATTGCTGCTATTGTGGGTTACATCGTGGCTTTGTTGCCGGGTGGGAGTGCCGGGATGAGGTTTATGGGTGGCATGGCAGCGTCCGCTATTAAAAGGACTATGACTGGTAAGACCATGCCTATATGA